Genomic DNA from Lagenorhynchus albirostris chromosome 9, mLagAlb1.1, whole genome shotgun sequence:
TGTGTCTCAGACCACGAGTTTTCCAGGAATGGAAAGAATGTAATTTCttctgagggcagggatttttgtcagttttgttcactgttgttttCGAAGTACCTAAAATCACAGCTGGGGCATGTCAGATACATGCTCGAAGAATAACTGTTGAACAAATCAATATCTGAAATGTGGACAATAATCTTATGAACATTAgcttatttagttttttatttacttttttaaatttttattttatattggagtatagttgattaacaatgttgcgttagtttcaggtgtacagcaaagtgattcttttttctttgttttttaatttttactttatattggagtatagttgattaataacgttgtattagtttcaggacATTagcttattttttgttattaaaaatattcaaatccCAAAGGGTTGGAATTAGATCCTATCCACCTTTCTATCATCTTATCTATAATACTCAAGTacgtgagagaaagagaaaaaggaacactgtgGTGAGTAATTGGGCTGCAGTCATCCGGCCAAGTGCTGAATTTGGCAGTAAGTACAAAGAAGGCTCAAGTTTAAACCCTGACATGACAGGTATGCTTTGTATTAGATCATGAGTTGCTTTTGACCTGTTTCCAACAGTACCACATCAGAGAGTCTCTCTCCCTCCTAGGATCCTGGAACAGCACACAAGCCTACCAGTCACAGCAAGCACCCAAAGGGGGAGGGATGACAGTTTTCTGAAATGTACATCAAAACTCAAGCCTTGCAACATGGGTATTTCTTATTGACAAACGCCATCGAGTCACCTAAAAGTTTATATCActggggaaaactgaggctcagaagaaaagttcaATTCAGGGTTTTAGGTTCAGCCAGTCCAGCCAGGTCTCCTAGTATGACCTCAGCAGCATAGGACACTCCTCTTTCAGGATGTTCCCTGTCAGTCAGCAGAGGCTGCCTACGCAATCCCCTTCCCTAACCTAAGGACACCACTCTCTGCCcgtaagacagaaaataaaataatgcttagAATTGGTGGGGGTCCCCTGAGACCAAAATGCTTTGGGGAAAGACCTTGGTTCATACTTTGCTTCAGACCTACCTGCATATCCTCTGCTGCCTCTGAGGGTGAAGGATTCCATTAATTAAGCAGGAAAATGAAGCATGAACAGTGAACAGAAGAAATGGCATGGACTTACCAGACACTCGGCACAACGGACACAAAGCTTGCCCATGCAGTCATCCTTCTCCTGGTCACTGCTGTAGAAAGAGGACAAACCAAATGTGAACAATCACTATCCTCAGTATGGCAGAGCAGTTAAGAGGACAAGTGTTGAAGTTAGACAggtctgtttttaaatttcagttctgccacttactagcaggATGACTGGGAAAATGACTTAAGCTCCAGGAAcctatttcctcatctacaaaatgcaGACATTACCAGCTACACTTAAAGGGTAATGGTTAGGAGTAAATGCAAAATAAGTACATGTAAAACAGGtaccacagtgcttggcacatagtaagtgctcaataaataggagCCAGTCACAATCGTTCATTTAGAAATGTACTGAGCACCAACCATGACAGAGGCATTGTGCTGGGCTGGggataaagacataaataaaacatggtcCCCTGAGCTCATTTTGTTAGAATACAATGTGGCAAATGTTTTCATAGAGTTAAGGTCAAACCGCTGTGGCAGCAAAAAGGAGGGAGTGATCAGTTTTCCCTGAAAGAGTCAGGGAAACCCTTGAGAAGCAGACATTTCATCAGGGTCTTGGAAGATAAGGAAGAGTTTTCCAGGCAaacaagggaaggagggaggggatccTAGGTAAGAGGAAAGCatgttgaaaattttttaaaaggtctaaATGAGTATAGTATGTTTGGAGAAGGAAACGGCTCACTGTAGTTGGAATGTGGAGCAAATGAGAAGAAATGGCAAGAAACAATGCGACTTAGGGTTAGATCATAAAGGATCTTGTTAGACCATGCTTCGAAATAGACGTTTTAGTATTTTTACCAAGAGTTCTTTGCCTTTTTGTGGGACCACAGATTCCTTGTAAAGGGCACTGTTACTCCCATTAAATAaatgtgcacacgcacacacatgcacacacacacagaaagaagatTTTAGACTCTCTCAAAGTAAGACTTCTCTCCCCAGGTTAAGAGCCCCTGATATAGATAATGGAGAATCAACAGGGTTTTATGTAGACTTCTGTTACCTGTTTTTTGGTGGATTTGTTCTTAGGGAAAATACTGGATCACACCTGCTCACTGGCAAATGCTTTTGATAACCAGAATCAAATTAGCCCCTTCCGAGCATCCGCTGACCAAGAGTAGTTCTCACTTATTTAAACTGTTTTGCTCTCCCTGGCTGTTCTAAAGCCTCTCTCACTGCTCAGGCACATCTGTCAGGAGACATCAGCTCAGTGCCAAaacaaggaaaaggggaaaataactgACTTGTTGGAATTTCCTGTCCATTTTGAAGGAATGAGAGATTCACTTCAGAATTTATATTCAGAACCACAGCACTACACAAtctcatttcaaaaaaaaaaaagagactaggACTATGCTATCaatccctccatctctctctccaaatTAACATCCACACATTTCCCTTTCAGCAGAACTAAATTCAGcctggaagaaaggaaggcatGATGCAGAAGCCTGGGTACTGTCCACAAGCCAGGTCTCTGAAGAGGGTTGACTGCTCAGGACTGCAGCTGGACTTACTCAGCTGAAACCTCAATAGATGACTTCTTAGAGCCAGACTTGCTCCTCTTCTTCAGCCCCGCAGACTTCCTCCCCATTCTCACCAGCAGCAGCACACCCACCACAGCTGAGGGAATGAAGACAAGAATGGAAAGAAGGGCCACGGAGGACAGCATCATGCCAAAACctggaggaggaaaaagaggtCAAAGAGAGGGACATGCAAAATGCTTCCTTTGACATGAGATAGTCTTACATTTGCTCTTGTATTTCTTCTGGTTACAAAGGGCATAAATTCATTGTAGAAACAGtagaaaatacacaaaaggacaaagaagaattaaattttaCCCATAATCCCACTCCCTAGGCTCAATATGTCAATATCTACCCGTTCAATCTTCTTTCTAGGAGTATGTGGGTATGAGTCTGAATATAGGGAGGAGAGTACATGTTCAGAAGTATTGATCATAGTTTACATGCTATTTCTAGCCTCTtttttatatactatattataaatattttccataaGTATTCCTTCcaggtgtgatttttttaatagctgcatagtattctaccatattaaataatttattgaattgATCTTCTATTGCTAGATATTCAAATTATTTCCAATTCTTTGAATCTATGAGTTATATAATGATGATCATccttgtatataaatatttagctctatttttttaaataaattttaaaatggaattactggatcaaaggGCATATACTTTTAAGGCATCTGATTTAtactaccaaactgtcttccagaaaAACTATACCAGTTTCTACTTCTACCAGCAGTATGAACGTTCCTATGTCTTTGAAACCTATGAgttgccttaaaaaaataaagaaaaaaggaagaggaaggggagggagagagagagacatacagaAAGATTTGAGAAATGACAAGGTATCTATAATGAACCATAGATACCTTGTCATTTCTGAATCTCTAAATCTTTGGTTCAAATTCAAATAAGGACTAGAATGACCACTCAACAGTCACTAGGGAATAGTGTAGAAAAAAAGGTCAACCCTTAACCCACTCTCCTCATGTTTCACACTAAAAGAAAACAGTTGCTCTTTGCAACATAAAAGAAATGTGCTGCCGCCGTCTTTAGAGGAGGTACCCTTTCAAGAAACAGGCAAGAACACAGTCTCATAACTGAGGGTATGAACACATTAGGGAAACCAGAATGACTTCTATTTCACACAGACAGCAACCCTCCATTTATTCAGGGGTTTGCCATACATTCCACAAGACCTCTGGTcacctgaaattaaaattttaaaaggataatgGAGAAACTATGACGATATTTGAAAAAAagtcagtttgaaaaataaaggtaaaaaaactCATCCTCAGACAATTCAAAATGGCAGAATGTCCCAGTGACCAACCGGCTTATGAAGATAGGTAGTTTTGCTTATCACTGATCTCCCCACAAACCACTACTGTAGTCAGAGAGCACTCACTACAGAAGAAGGTTGGTGGCAGTTAGCTTACCCCTTTCTGTGACGGTTAGCTCTGTCCCTGGAATATTATGGTACACATCCGGGGGATTCTTCACAGCACAGCTGAAGGTCCCATTGTCCTTTATGGTAGGGTTGATTATGCTTATGGACGCATCCCCGTTGTACACATCTCCAACCCAGGAAATTCGATTCCGAAACGTGCCCACTGTGGTTGGGTACTGGAAAGACTGATAATGAAAAATCTAAGAAAGCAACACCATGAGAAAAAAGTTAATTTGGAAAATGCAATGAAAACGTAAAGCTAAGTGGgtccaaaataaaatacaaatgtgtACTGGGTTTTCCCAgttggacaatttttttttatgttttgttcactTCCATCCTATAGATTAAAAGACAGGCTAATAAAACTTGTCCAAAAAAAGGCCTGACGAAAGAATCCAGGGATCCTAATTCTTGAACCCCTTTTAAATTCTCCCCCAAGTCCTAAAGTAgcagttctcaaccaggggcaatTTTTTCCTCAAGACACTTGGTAATATCTGGAGATAATTTTGGTTGTCTCAACGGGGAGGAGTGCTACTGgcttctagtgggtagaggccagggatattGCTGAAAATCCTACAAAGCAGAGGACAGCCCCcacaaaaaagaattatctgTATCAAAATGCCAGCAGTGCCAAAGCTGAGAAACCCTATGCTAAAGCGGCATCTAAGTCATATGGTACTTTATAGTGTGCAAACTACTTCTATACGTTTACTCATTTGAGCTTCACAACAACACTGAACTATACATGGAGCAGGCAGAAAGGGAAACAAGgacaaaaacaagaaattaaatgagttactcgaaggcacacagctaataagtgggaAAGGGGAGATTTTTGTTTAGTCTCAAAATCACCAGGAGGCTGTAACATAAGCCTCTCTCAAGTTATCTATCTTGGCAATTAATAAAAACCTCAAGTCAGATGCATGATTGGCATTCGATGAATATACATTGAATTAAAACAATGCTACTTCAGATTGGTAATCATATATTTCATCACCAAAAACACCTAATTATATTTGGTGGTAGGCTGGGCAAGCACTACAATACAATatgatctttctctctctctcttatgcAAGATTCAAGCCTTTCCTAGTTCTTTTCTTACTTGGTACCTCCCCACTTAAGAACCCAGGCACTTACAAACACCGAATTGCCCAATTTTGAAAAGCAACTTCCCAGAGAAGATGCTGAATCACTTCTTGGTTCAtttgttcatgcattcattcaacaaatatttactgcacacctactatgtgcccttAGGCACTGTATTAAGCAAAATGATACAGTGGGAGCCAATCAGGCACAGTCCCTGCTCTCACGGAATTTACCATCTAGTGGGAAATACAGAtattagtaaataataaaatgtgtagAATGTTCCAAAGAGGGAGCTAAAGAATACCTATCTCTGATTATCAGCATCAGTATAAAAGGGTTTGAAACTCCTTATTGACAAAACAAAGCCTGCTGTGAATCTGCAAGATTAATCCGACCTGTGAGTTTCAAGTTAAACTAGTGATACTCAAATCCTGCTAACTGATTAGTTTGACAGAATCCTGACTGATCACGTAACTGCAACATAGTGTTATGCAACTTTAAGGGTCCACTAATTCCAACTTGGATGAGTTTGCTGATTTCCCAACTAGCCTCACAGAGAACAGCGCCATACGAGAACTGCTGTTTGCATTTAAGGCTTCTGCCCCAGGAAGATCCCCACTGTTTGTACTGTCCTACTTTTGGCCAAGGAGGAAGAGCCATATGAAGCCAGCCATAGTTTCCTGACCACTCAAAATAAAGTGACCTATTTTAAGTCTAAACAAAAAAggaccagaaactaacacaacattgttaatcaactatgcttcaatataaatttttttttaagttgaaagaaagaaaggaagggcgggagggagggagggagagagggaggaaggaaggaagggaggaagggaggaaggaaggaaggaaggaagggagggagggagggagggagggagggaggaaggcagagCGTCGCAGGTGGTGGGGCGGGGAATGGCATGCTGTGCTGCGCAGGGCGGTTGGCACAAACGGCAGCGCCGAGGCGGGAGTAAACACCTCGCCACCGTGACAGGTCCTTTCCCAAGCCCCTAGGGACAGCAGAGGACTTGGGGACCAGCAAGCAGCCCCAGGGCACGAGAAAGGCCTCTGCCACCTGTCCTGCGTCATCCTGCCCCACGCCAGGCCCAGCGCCCCGGCGCACGGCTGCTTcaagtggaggaggaggaggagggaggcagcaGGGGCCTGGGCCGCGCCCTCCACGCCCGGGGGATGAAGACACTGCTGTCGTGGACAGCCCGCGCCAGCCGCAGCCCCTGAGTCAGGCTCTCCCTAGGTTGCCGGGTTCGGTGTCAGAGCCCTTGGAGCCTAGCAGGGCCAGGATGGGGGTGGAGAGTTACCTGCCCTGTCCCCTGCTGTCCTCCTACCACCGTCCGGGAGCACCTGGTGAGGCCTCGGCGGGGAGTGGGACCCCCAGAGCCACAGCTACTTCCACCACAGCCAGCCCCCTGCGGGAGTGCTTCGGTGGGCAGGATGGCGGCGAGCTGCGGCCGCTGCGGAGTGACAGTGATGGGGCACTGGTCACCAAGGGGTGCCAGCGCCTGGCAGCCCAGGGCGCCCGGCCGAGGCCCCCAAACGGAAATGGGCAGAGGATGGTGGGgatgcccccgcccccagcaagCGGCCCTGGGCCGGGCAGGAGAACCGGGAGgtgaggcagagggggagggcTGCAGCAGTGGCAGCAGTGAGGCCAGCGCCGGGCTGAGGGAGGAGGTGTTGCCCGCTGCACCTGAGCGCCTGGCCCTGGGCTATATTGTGCCCTGCATGCGGTACTATGGCATCTGCGTCAAGGACAGCTTCCTGGGGGCGGCACTGGGTGACCGAGTGCTGGCAGAGGTGGAGGCCCTGAAGCGGGGCGGGCACCTGCGTGATGAGCCAGCGGGCTATCCTGCCACGCAGCATCCGTGGGGAGCAGATCGCCTGGGTGGAAGGCCATGAGCCAGGCTGCCTAAGCATCGGTGCCCTCATGGCCCACGTGGATGCTGTAATCCGCCACTGTGCTGGGAGGCTGGGCAGCTACGTCATCAATGGGCGCACCAAGGCCATGTGGCGTGTTACCCAAGTAACGGGCTGGGGTACGTGAGACACGTTGACAATCCGTATGGCGATGGGTGCTGCATCACCTGCATCTATTACCTGAATCAGAACTGGGACGTCAAGGTGCATGGCGGCCTGCTGCAGATGTTCCCTGAGGGCCGTCCTGTGGTAGCCAACATTGAGCCACTCTTTGACCGGCTGCTCATTTTCTGGTCTGATCGGCGGAACCCCCATGAGGTGAAACCAGCCCATGCCACCAGGTACGCCATCATTGTCTGGTATTTTGATGCCAAGGAGCGGGCAGCAGCCAAAGACAAGTATCAGCTATAGCATCAGGACAGAAAGGTGTCCAAGCACCCGTATCACAGCCGACTACGCCCACCTAGTGTCTAGTCCCAGAGCTGCCTGGACAGACAGCTTGCCCTGACTTCGGGAGAGCCCTGGGCCCCAGTGCCACCAGTCTCGGTGCCTGCTCCTTCCCCGCCACTGCCGCTGCTCTGTCTTTGCCTCTGTTCTGCCTGGTGTGGAGGGCTCCATCCATCGCTGAGGACCAAGGAGCAGGAGAGATCT
This window encodes:
- the MPZL3 gene encoding myelin protein zero-like protein 3; the protein is MLQSGAAGGRGCALCPLLGVLFFQGVYIVLSLEIKADAHVRGYVGENIKLKCTFKSTSSITDKLTIDWTYRPPSSSRTESIFHYQSFQYPTTVGTFRNRISWVGDVYNGDASISIINPTIKDNGTFSCAVKNPPDVYHNIPGTELTVTERGFGMMLSSVALLSILVFIPSAVVGVLLLVRMGRKSAGLKKRSKSGSKKSSIEVSADSDQEKDDCMGKLCVRCAECLDSDYEETY